CGGTCGGTGGAGGTCGATGCGCTGAGCGACTCCAGTCCGGTCAGGATCGATAGGCTCGACGAAGCCTGGACATTGCCGCGAGTCGTCGCCCCGGAGCGCGCCGAAAGCCCGGGCAGCAGGCCGCGCCGGGCGGCTTCCAGCTCGCCCAGCGCCAGCGCCTGCTCCATCGTCCGCACCCGTCTTTCCAGATTGAACAGCAAGGCGTAAGCCATGGCGCGATGCAGGGTGAGCGGCCCCTCGAGGACCGGCCGGTTGGCGGCCAGCGCGCGTCGATCCTGCGTCACCCGCGACACGGTGTCCCCATCGGTGAGGGGGGCCGGCCGCACCGCGCAGCCCGCGAGCAGGGCAAGGGCGGCGGCACCCGCCAGGAGCGCGCGCAGGGCGTTGAAGGCGATGGCCATGCAGTGCCTCATTCCTCCCGCAACGCGCGCGAAAAGTAGTCGCTGAGCGGCTTGACCAGGTAGCTGAGCGGCGAGCGCTCGCCCGTGCGCAGATGCACCTCGGTCGGCATGCCGGGCGTCAGCGCCAGCGCCGACAACGCGCCTGCCTCCTCGGATGGGGCGGCGTGCGCCTGTGACGGATCCGGGCGCTGCATTCCGCCACCGCCCGCGCCGGAGAGGGGCTCGCGCAGCCAGTCCGGCGCCCAGTCCTGCCGTGCCATCCAGCCTCCGGGGCCTTGGGCGTACCACAGCGCGCCTCGTTGCCATTGCCCGCGGAACCAAGCCGTCGCCCCACGCTCGGTCTCGGACGTGATCGCCCGGCCCATCTCAAGCTCGACCTCGTACCAGGGGAGCCCGGTGCGCTCGTCCTGGCTGGCATCCGCCGCCACCCGCAGCACGCGTCCCTCGAAGGACGGCGTCGTGCGTGCGGGAAATGCCGGGAACCGCACCACCGCCTCCTGTCCCGGCCACACCTGGTCGATATGGATCGGGTCCAGTTGCACCCGCACCACCAGCGCCGTGTCCTCCGGCAGGATCTTCAGGATCGGCTCGCCCGGACTCACCACCTCCGCCGGCGCGAACACCCGCATCTCGAACACCTCGCCCGCCACCGGCGCCCGCACCTCCATGCGCGCCAGGCGGGCCCGTACCGAGACCAGCCGTTCGTGCGACTGGTTTTCCAGCGCTTGCACCTCCCGCGCCTCGCCTTCCGCCTCCACGATGCCGTTGGCGCCGATCTGCAGGATCTGCAGCTCGATCTCCGCCACCCGGCTGCGCGCCGCCGCGATGCGCGCGCCGATGGCGCCGGCCTCGCCGTCGAGCCGCGCGGCCCGCCCCTCCCGGTCCATGAGTTGCGAGAGTTCCACCCGGCCCTCGGCGAACAGCTTGCGGAACGGCTCCAGCTCGCGCGCCAGGAAAGCGGCTTGCCGTCGGACCGCCTCGAGTTGCGCCTCCAGGCTCGTGATCTGGCGCCGCGTCTGGGCGATCCGCTCGCGCAGTTGCGCGGTCTGCCCCGCCCGCAAAGCGCGCCGCGCTTCGAACAGCCGCCGCTGCCCGTCGAGGATGGTGCGCACGGTGCCGTCCGACTCCGCCCGCCGGGCAAGCGCCGCATCCCAGTGGATCGCGCCGGCGTCGCGGTACTCCGCCTCCAGCCGGTTCCGCCGCGCCACCAGCTCCGTGTGCTCCGCCGACAGCATCGCCTCCTGGCTGCGCAGTTGCGCGTCGTCGAGGCGGATCAGCACGTCGTGCGCGGCCACCCGGTCGCCGTTGCGCACCCGCACGGCCGCCACCGTGCCGCCGTCAATATGCTCGACCGCCTGCGCCCGGCTCTCGATCTCGATCCGGCCGAGGGCGATCACGGCCCCGGAGATCGAAGCCAACGCACCCCAGCCCAGCGAGCCGGCGAGCAGCACCGCCAGGCTGAGCATCCCGAGCACCACCGGCCGGCGCGAGGAAAACAGGGGCTCGCCGCGCTGTGGATCCCTCGTCACGTGCCTGTCCCCGGCGATCCGCCGCCGGACCCGGCATCTTCGGCCCCGCTGTCCACGGGTGCGGCGTCCTCGG
The sequence above is drawn from the Deltaproteobacteria bacterium genome and encodes:
- a CDS encoding HlyD family type I secretion periplasmic adaptor subunit → MTRDPQRGEPLFSSRRPVVLGMLSLAVLLAGSLGWGALASISGAVIALGRIEIESRAQAVEHIDGGTVAAVRVRNGDRVAAHDVLIRLDDAQLRSQEAMLSAEHTELVARRNRLEAEYRDAGAIHWDAALARRAESDGTVRTILDGQRRLFEARRALRAGQTAQLRERIAQTRRQITSLEAQLEAVRRQAAFLARELEPFRKLFAEGRVELSQLMDREGRAARLDGEAGAIGARIAAARSRVAEIELQILQIGANGIVEAEGEAREVQALENQSHERLVSVRARLARMEVRAPVAGEVFEMRVFAPAEVVSPGEPILKILPEDTALVVRVQLDPIHIDQVWPGQEAVVRFPAFPARTTPSFEGRVLRVAADASQDERTGLPWYEVELEMGRAITSETERGATAWFRGQWQRGALWYAQGPGGWMARQDWAPDWLREPLSGAGGGGMQRPDPSQAHAAPSEEAGALSALALTPGMPTEVHLRTGERSPLSYLVKPLSDYFSRALREE